The Deltaproteobacteria bacterium genome has a window encoding:
- a CDS encoding DUF1080 domain-containing protein produces the protein MLRALRILAIAVVSLALAVVLVFRIWLAQQPPQTRSAVEAFTLRELFVAIRDTVSPPPAQDFAAFGRREYAGRGHSPWVLRSSLDGRPRMLSLALAPGVWLAYSTETASIHLLWRGEIDFTGPAFDEQHGGEPLSRGSAWLRGEAATAWRVRGAGGWEPARVRWRAYGVDDAGRGAAWLRFEVSDGAGNTRVVTERPELLGRDARAGSAAAPLRLERVFEVAEGAGAEVALSLGAGAESTEIEAARLEGELLLLAPGRSRIVQSFAGPREPIARAAQVQEGAFAQHDCLTCHHATDRISGPAWREIAARNAGANPEATAAALARSIREGSASRWGPAAMPAHPALSDAEARALALLVLETEHDALLAPESEAASGAITYESDTEPRLTTLHPALRATPIAAPGFTPRVGGLAWLPDGRLAVATWDRDGAVFAIAGWDGAGEGVRVTRIAEGLHEPLGLAFADGALHVIQKQEITRLVDHDGDGWVDEYRALANGWSATSNFHEFGFGLPQVGDSLYAALSVCVLNGGKSCAEQAPDRGELLRVSLATGASEVVAVGLRTPNGVAAGPDGALYVTDNQGDWLPASKLVRIEPGADYGWRAPGVAAAEGVTPPTLWLPQNEIGNSPTQPLVLTRGPYAGQLLWGDVYNGGLKRGALEEVGGRAQGEAFHFSGGLRGPVNRLLAAPDGSLVAGEIGSRGNWGEQDKAWHGLELLRFADEPAFEPLRVHARRGGFDVVLTRPLAEGSALEPSRFRVQDWRYVPTASYGGPKHDPRTLTLSAVRASADRRTLSLDVAGLEAGRVVYLRLDRGLRSERGESLWVNEAWYTLNALPSDGADAAANPDAHNKLSAAERAEGWQLLFDGHSFAGWKIYGENGDAISGWVVRGGALEFTRNLSFAGLVWNHLNPWGTPALDLMTKQRFRNFELSIDWRTEPGGNSGIFYAVPDETDRLAWTRALEMQVLDDARHADGQLEKRRAGDLYDLVASEQRVVRAAGEWNTARIVVRGAHVEHWLNGVRVLAIERDSPAWQRALAASKFADTPGFGAAREGHILLQDHGDAVWYRNVKLRRLAD, from the coding sequence ATGCTCCGCGCGCTCCGCATCCTCGCGATCGCCGTGGTCTCGCTCGCACTCGCGGTCGTCCTCGTCTTCCGCATCTGGCTCGCTCAGCAGCCGCCGCAGACGCGCAGTGCGGTCGAGGCCTTCACGCTGCGCGAGCTGTTCGTCGCGATTCGGGACACGGTGTCGCCGCCGCCGGCGCAGGACTTCGCGGCGTTCGGGCGGCGCGAGTACGCGGGCCGCGGGCACTCGCCGTGGGTGCTGCGCTCGAGCCTCGATGGGCGGCCGCGCATGCTGTCGCTCGCGCTCGCGCCGGGCGTGTGGCTCGCCTACAGCACCGAGACGGCGTCGATTCATCTGCTCTGGCGCGGCGAGATCGACTTCACGGGCCCCGCGTTCGACGAGCAGCACGGCGGTGAGCCATTGAGCCGCGGCTCGGCATGGCTTCGCGGCGAGGCCGCGACGGCATGGCGCGTACGCGGCGCCGGCGGCTGGGAGCCGGCGCGCGTGCGCTGGCGCGCTTACGGCGTGGACGACGCGGGGCGCGGGGCCGCCTGGCTGCGCTTCGAGGTCAGCGATGGCGCGGGCAACACTCGCGTGGTGACAGAGCGCCCCGAGCTGTTAGGCCGAGACGCCCGCGCGGGCTCGGCCGCCGCGCCGCTCAGATTGGAGCGTGTGTTCGAGGTCGCGGAGGGAGCAGGCGCCGAGGTGGCGCTCTCGCTCGGAGCCGGCGCGGAGTCCACGGAGATCGAAGCCGCACGGCTCGAGGGCGAGTTGTTACTGCTCGCGCCGGGGCGCTCGCGCATCGTGCAGTCGTTCGCCGGGCCTCGTGAGCCGATCGCGAGGGCGGCGCAGGTGCAAGAGGGCGCGTTCGCGCAGCACGACTGCCTCACGTGTCATCACGCGACTGATCGCATCAGCGGCCCGGCGTGGCGCGAGATCGCGGCACGAAACGCGGGTGCGAACCCCGAGGCGACGGCTGCGGCGCTCGCGCGCAGCATTCGCGAGGGCAGCGCCTCGCGCTGGGGTCCGGCAGCGATGCCCGCGCACCCCGCGCTCTCCGACGCGGAGGCTCGCGCGCTCGCGCTGCTCGTGCTGGAGACGGAGCACGACGCGCTGCTCGCCCCCGAGAGCGAGGCAGCGAGCGGCGCGATCACCTACGAGAGCGACACCGAGCCGCGCCTGACGACTCTGCATCCCGCGCTGCGGGCCACGCCGATCGCCGCGCCGGGATTCACGCCGCGCGTAGGCGGCCTCGCGTGGCTGCCGGACGGGCGGCTCGCAGTGGCGACCTGGGATCGCGACGGCGCTGTGTTCGCGATCGCGGGCTGGGACGGCGCGGGCGAGGGCGTGCGCGTCACGCGCATCGCGGAAGGCCTGCACGAGCCGCTCGGCCTCGCGTTCGCGGACGGCGCGCTGCACGTGATCCAGAAGCAAGAGATCACGCGCCTCGTCGACCACGACGGCGACGGCTGGGTCGACGAGTATCGCGCCCTCGCGAACGGCTGGAGCGCGACGTCGAACTTCCACGAGTTCGGCTTCGGGCTCCCGCAGGTCGGCGACTCGCTCTACGCCGCGCTCTCGGTGTGCGTGCTGAACGGCGGCAAGAGCTGCGCGGAGCAGGCGCCGGATCGCGGCGAGTTGCTGCGCGTCTCGCTTGCTACGGGCGCGAGCGAGGTCGTCGCGGTCGGCTTACGCACGCCGAACGGAGTCGCGGCGGGGCCCGACGGCGCGCTCTACGTCACCGACAACCAGGGCGACTGGCTGCCCGCGAGCAAGCTGGTTCGGATCGAGCCGGGCGCCGACTACGGCTGGCGCGCGCCCGGCGTCGCCGCCGCGGAGGGCGTCACGCCGCCGACGCTCTGGCTGCCGCAGAACGAGATCGGCAACTCGCCCACGCAGCCGCTCGTGCTGACGCGCGGTCCGTACGCGGGGCAGTTGTTATGGGGGGACGTCTACAACGGCGGGCTCAAGCGCGGTGCGCTCGAAGAGGTCGGCGGGCGCGCGCAGGGCGAGGCCTTCCACTTCTCCGGCGGCCTGCGCGGTCCGGTGAATCGCCTCCTCGCCGCGCCGGACGGCAGCCTCGTCGCGGGCGAGATCGGGAGCCGCGGCAATTGGGGTGAGCAGGACAAGGCGTGGCACGGGCTCGAGCTGCTGCGCTTTGCCGACGAGCCCGCGTTCGAGCCGCTGCGCGTTCACGCGCGTCGCGGCGGCTTCGATGTCGTGCTCACGCGCCCGCTCGCTGAAGGCAGCGCGCTCGAGCCGAGTCGCTTCCGCGTGCAGGATTGGCGCTACGTGCCGACTGCGAGCTACGGCGGCCCGAAGCACGACCCGCGCACGCTCACGCTGAGCGCGGTGCGCGCCTCCGCGGATCGGCGCACGCTCTCGCTCGACGTCGCGGGCCTCGAGGCGGGCCGCGTCGTCTACCTGCGCCTCGATCGCGGGCTGCGCAGCGAGCGCGGCGAGTCGCTGTGGGTGAACGAGGCGTGGTACACGCTCAACGCGCTGCCGAGCGATGGCGCTGATGCCGCAGCCAACCCAGACGCCCATAACAAGCTGAGCGCTGCCGAGCGCGCCGAGGGCTGGCAGCTGCTGTTCGACGGCCACTCGTTCGCGGGCTGGAAGATCTACGGCGAGAACGGCGACGCGATCTCGGGCTGGGTCGTGCGCGGGGGCGCGCTCGAGTTCACGCGCAACCTCTCGTTCGCCGGGCTGGTGTGGAATCACCTGAATCCGTGGGGCACGCCCGCGCTCGACCTGATGACGAAGCAGCGCTTCCGCAACTTCGAGCTGTCGATCGACTGGCGGACCGAGCCGGGCGGCAACAGCGGGATCTTCTACGCCGTGCCCGACGAGACCGACCGGCTCGCCTGGACGCGCGCGCTCGAGATGCAGGTGCTCGACGACGCGCGCCATGCCGACGGCCAGCTCGAGAAGCGGCGCGCGGGCGATCTCTACGACCTCGTCGCGAGCGAGCAGCGCGTCGTGCGCGCCGCCGGCGAGTGGAATACGGCGCGCATCGTCGTGCGCGGCGCGCACGTCGAGCACTGGCTCAACGGCGTGCGCGTGCTCGCGATCGAGCGCGATTCACCCGCGTGGCAGCGCGCGCTCGCCGCGAGCAAGTTCGCGGACACGCCCGGCTTCGGCGCCGCGCGCGAGGGCCACATCCTGCTGCAGGACCACGGCGACGCGGTGTGGTACCGGAACGTGAAGCTGCGCCGGCTCGCGGATTGA